In Toxoplasma gondii ME49 chromosome VIII, whole genome shotgun sequence, a single genomic region encodes these proteins:
- a CDS encoding hypothetical protein (encoded by transcript TGME49_230630), translated as MRPRALDVAARRGAVSRSPSYFPGESVAGPPERCLPRTFICMSVDRRCRGGAEIPRSGRTFTEKRYNTDTGVKQSIGWRRQQNSAVAAPEACANWDAFLCRCTRLQSPLAPTRSRLATERATFSAVPAVSLAAIASRSTPELVDGGCVKRDGHTGSVTHMDANDATNSVNVEMLGPFALTRSILKAFREDERDVALWRRFASRARVLLPSLPPSSLVPVLGTFATLGYRDRDLLVGAAEALIPQLSICTGKEVCRVTHHYAQLLTRHDLLFSVCARELARRAHELQPNEVARVLHSYARLGYFHPHLFAVLRRRVFEISKRLEPGALVLVLSAAARLRLRDEKLLAVLAAEICRRIADVNVKGLAVVANVYAEMGVENSFLLDILADEAFRKRHERRPQDAALLLRALGRLGRGCLSSKRQKALVDDLTRDLPRHIKKFSLEQVSMTVAALSRLWGDAPQAITPELGNGAANRQDLLEALGDRVGTLASDLTPQCAAALIFAFAKLGHRHGPLLYHIPEHVERFLPGYSLDQLAKVCFAYSKLHVPNAPVLHLTLQRLPELLRGRNRQRDESGNGDNTGRDTKEAPTTQTVVGAVDWRPIGTECAETGMMRTTSEPSLCNLGDTETRGSIARGCHTGGRDAFQSGLFQGPRRKSQSRLVRLYAERFSGSSLPSSPPSTALHRSGSHGSGPADPGQASTSENGDGEAKMSLPGGLSPSFSKALVKVGPDGMPEKPVFGQALSPAQPRLHSILRILRAMLQLNVFDKTALTLIGDHLADRAPEMEAFSVVTVVDLYAAIGFLHRPLMEKVRIELRDPREGVSFTQDQLRCLFDALQHRLQLSPSEFGVLRVPRTAVTLAAPASSKMEILTSALLRTSAHLDTSGGSCSMTYSVAAADAVDEGSSTDSVDDKRPTDEGSGLGTWFYLHVPAYLETLLQPEVQQAIASVAEDAEALEAELTSFDFPVAHTREFNADPKQHQV; from the exons ATGAGACCACGGGCGCTGGACGTAGCCGCGCGGCGAGGGGCGGTTAGTCGTTCGCCGTCGTACTTCCCGGGGGAGTCTGTTGCTGGACCACCGGAGCGGTGCCTGCCACGAACTTTCATCTGCATGTCTGTTGACAGGCGTTGTCGAGGTGGTGCCGAGATTCCTCGTTCTGGACGCACCTTCACCGAGAAGCGGTATAACACAGACACCGGTGTTAAGCAGAGCATAGGTTGGAGGAGGCAGCAAAATTCAGCAGTGGCGGCTCCTGAGGCATGCGCTAATTGGgacgctttcctctgtcgaTGTACTCGGCTCCAATCGCCGTTAGCTCCGACGCGCTCGAGACTCGCGACTGAACGAGCAACCTTCTCGGCCGTTCCCGCTGTATCTCTAGCGGCGATTGCCTCGCGGTCAACGCCGGAACTGGTAGATGGTGGATGCGTCAAGCGGGACGGACACACGGGCTCAGTAACACATATGGACGCAAATGATGCGACAAACTCTGTGAACGTAGAAATGCTTGGACCCTTCGCGCTAACGAGGTCCATCCTCAAGGCTTTCCG AGAAGATGAACGAGACGTCGCTCTCTGGCGCCGGTTTGCGAGTCGCGCGCGGGTCCTCTTGCCGTCGCTCCCGCCCTCTTCACTCGTTCCGGTTCTGGGTACCTTCGCAACGTTGGGTTATCGTGATCGGGATCTTCTCGTCGGGGCGGCCGAGGCGCTTATTCCGCAGCTGTCGATTTGTACAGGGAAAGAAGTGTGCCGGGTGACTCACCATTACGCCCAGCTGTTGACTCGACATGATCtacttttttctgtgtgtgctCGTGAACTGGCGCGACGCGCTCACGAGCTACAACCAAACGAAGTTGCACGGGTCCTTCATTCATATGCCCGTTTGGGTTACTTCCATCCTCATCTGTTTGCCGTTCTCCGTCGCCGGGTTTTCGAAATATCCAAGCGCCTCGAGCCTGGAGCCCTTGTCTTGGTCCTTTCTGCTGCTGCGAGACTGCGACTTCGGGATGAAAAACTGCTGGCAGTTTTGGCAGCAGAGATCTGCCGACGTATCGCTGATGTAAATGTGAAGGGACTCGCTGTTGTTGCGAATGTGTATGCGGAAATGGGCGTGGAGAACTCTTTCCTGTTGGATATCCTAGCGGACGAGGCATTTCGAAAGCGGCACGAAAGACGCCCACAAGATGCCGCGCTCCTTCTGCGGGCTTTAGGACGGCTGGGGCGGGGGTGCTTGAGCAgtaagagacagaaagcacTTGTGGATGATTTAACGCGGGATCTGCCAAGACACATAAAAaagttttctctcgagcaGGTCTCTATGACTGTTGCAGCTCTGTCACGCCTGTGGGGAGACGCTCCGCAGGCGATCACGCCGGAACTGGGGAATGGAGCAGCCAATCGACAAGATCTTTTGGAGGCTCTGGGTGACCGAGTGGGGACTTTGGCTTCCGATCTCACCCCACAGTGTGCGGCCGCTCTTATATTTGCCTTTGCAAAGCTCGGACATCGCCACGGCCCTCTTCTCTACCACATCCCGGAGCATGTGGAGCGCTTCCTTCCTGGGTATAGTCTTGACCAGTTGGCGAAGGTTTGCTTCGCGTACTCAAAGCTGCACGTACCTAACGCTCCAGTGTTGCATTTGACTCTGCAGCGTCTCCCGGAACTCCTTcggggaagaaacagacagagggaTGAGTCCGGAAACGGCGACAACACAGGACGCGACACCAAGGAGGCTCCAACTACGCAGACAGTGGTTGGCGCAGTCGACTGGCGACCCATAGGGACAGAAtgcgcagagacagggatGATGCGGACGACCAGCGAACCTTCGCTCTGTAACCTGGGAGACACCGAGACCCGTGGATCGATTGCGAGGGGTTGTCACACTGGCGGACGTGATGCGTTCCAGTCTGGTCTTTTCCAGGGTCCGAGGCGGAAGAGCCAGTCACGTCTTGTCCGGCTATATGCAGAACGTTTTTCGGGTTCATCTTTACCTTCTTCACCCCCCTCAACCGCACTTCACAGGAGTGGAAGTCACGGCAGCGGACCAGCGGATCCTGGTCAAGCATCAACATCAGAAAACGGTGACGGCGAAGCGAAGATGAGCCTGCCAGGTGGTCTGTCACCCTCCTTCAGTAAAGCACTGGTCAAGGTTGGCCCAGACGGAATGCCCGAAAAACCTGTCTTCGGCCAAGCCTTGAGCCCAGCCCAGCCACGACTGCACTCGATTCTGCGTATTTTGAGGGCAATGCTGCAGCTGAATGTATTCGACAAGACG GCGCTTACACTTATCGGAGATCATTTGGCTGATCGAGCGCCAGAAATGGAAGCATTTTCTGTTGTCACGGTCGTCGACCTCTACGCCGCTATCGGCTTTCTACATCGGCCTCTCATGGAGAAAGTTCGGATTGAACTCCGG GATCCTCGCGAGGGAGTCAGTTTCACCCAAGATCAACTACGTTGTTTGTTCGACGCCCTCCAGCATCGACTGCAACTTTCGCCATCCGAATTCGGCGTGTTGCGTGTGCCACGGACTGCTGTGACATTGGCAGCCCCGGCGTCGTCCAAGATGGAAATACTCACGTCCGCTTTGCTGCGCACCTCCGCCCATCTTGACACAAGTGGAGGCAGCTGTAGCATGACATACTCAGTGGCTGCAGCTGATGCAGTCGATGAGGGGAGCTCGACGGACTCAGTAGACGACAAACGGCCAACAGATGAGGGCTCAGGACTTGGCACATGGTTCTACTTGCACGTTCCAGCATACCTTGAAACGCTGCTTCAGCCAGAAGTACAACAAGCAATAGCTTCGGTCGCTGAAGACGCTGAAGCATTGGAAGCAGAACTCACGTCGTTTGACTTCCCTGTTGCACACACTAGAGAGTTTAACGCAGATCCAAAGCAGCATCAAGTATAG
- a CDS encoding hypothetical protein (encoded by transcript TGME49_230640): MFVSHCRPNVPLSLVTICRNVRFAHMSGLKSRKRGVMNNATANVTPLGLPGEASCAAGNFSSVSSHTTPPSSTPGEETMTSAGPAVKTKTSDPARESEMNRQQGSIRLLKKPVPPWKPEPEDCCGSGCKRCIFDMYYEQLEEYEEALKRWDLQQRQLGQTGDDTSSPK; this comes from the exons ATGTTTGTGTCGCATTGTAGACCGAATGTTCCTCTGTCGCTTGTTACTATTTGCCGCAATGTGCGTTTTGCACATATGAGTGGACTGAAGTCCAGAAAGAGGGGGGTCATGAATAACGCTACTGCGAATGTCACTCCTCTCGGTCTGCCGGGCGAGGCGTCTTGTGCCGCCGGCAATTTCTCAAGCGTTTCTTCTCACACGACGCCTCCTTCAAGTAcacctggagaagaaacgatgACATCTGCAGGTCCTGCGGTAAAGACTAAGACCTCCGATCCAGCACGTGAATCCGAAATGAATCGGCAACAGGGAAGCATTCGTCTGCTGAAAAAGCCTGTGCCGCCATGGAAACCAGAACCGGAAGACTG CTGCGGATCTGGCTGCAAACGATGCATTTTCG ACATGTACTACGAACAACTCGAAGAGTATGAAGAAGCCCTCAAGCGATGGGACCTCCAACAGCGCCAGCTGGGCCAAACAGGTGATGACACATCGTCTCCAAAATAA